A stretch of the Streptomyces venezuelae genome encodes the following:
- a CDS encoding caspase family protein has product MAADSADRPRRFVLATAVARIAGHPEYDVPELAGDVSRMTGLFTELGYEPVTPPGTSPAPGPSPSPGPGSAAGSEPRIWLDPTRAELTRALRAFCTDPARRPDDYLVCYVAAHGAVAPSSGVHYLMLADTDPEDLRGTALPTADLVSLIWEDTPLERVLLLLDCCNAEAGTDDALHAALQARRFRTPVGPAGPAARAGADGGPGEPHTTGLALIAASRRKDVTRPGALPAAFERAVRSGATAGRAPAAISLEHVMAAVSTDPQVPEWQRPVWSLGQASAAIPDFLPNPWYVPGAADLKVDEIDRLVALRSRERTARGEELLSHFLPRARGTDVPTEEVWDFTGRHQALHATARWLDARPHHRLCVVTGDPGSGKSSLLGMVTLLTDPVRAAAVPRDRLPDGDLPAPGAVHAAVHAGHKSTRQLLDAIAAAADCAADTLGTLTAALQRRAEPLIILVDSVDEALDPRGATDELLLPLADPELGLPLRLLLGARRHVARRLPSSALCIDLDEEEYADPLAVRAYARTLLTGPGSVLAAADPQRVDAVAEAIAEAAGRSFLVARITARTVAREIRVPDPADQAWRDALPRLPGEAMERDLRQRLGDRAGTARDLLVPLAFAQGVGLPWAGIWPQLATALAGRPYGDADLFRLRDEAGSYMVESVEDGGSVYRVYHRALIEYLREGRDERAVEATVTAVLRAAVDRHRGGWRSAHPYVRRYLALHAGAAGVLDELVQDAEFVLACAPGQLMAALPGLHTPAGRRAGAAVREREAELRGLEGRPGTPEARARLRLAAVCRGAAALADSCDPAPGEERPEWRARWAVWNPHGGKRDYAGVSDWNGLVVPRAGGGADFCGLRDARTLFRCDLDSGEQPADAQLWGPQWLRRGPWAVLPGQRGRAAVVLDDFIPKPPEDSSPPYGRRTPRVESAWELRVLDVRSGDMTSWRLPLPPGEPASVQRTPLDVAVVPGRGDTGLAILRVSPTQLFAYRLGSRPGRPGLTRAMDRVGDDYERQQAQERSYQRAAVLLHSLGNATGPVSVCAVPDGLPEGTFLLGLTDGDVVKVNAFLEHGMTTTPIPSSHRSEVLAMAVIHPHPLGRLLVSGGRDGRVQITPMSSSSEEPARTVLKWPYVVTSVAVLRSDRQWLIAAATADGLVHRIDVESGRPIGRPLHVGRWGGRLSAFRIGVTDCVAVWDGGRGLQLYDLVSGERIGGQEDAHEVWALARVDGIRSLGGSDGIVRLLPTPHAVDAQQFVAHDRPVLALGEIRGPAGVPCLISVGADLGIRCWDPGRRAELWTRPAEPLPPGITERTDSLAHAVCGRTADGLDYVATTRYVGLGRVRILLLDAGVPVREQEFTAPGPVTALCAGRVRGRDVVVAGTDDGRILCWDLADGGRPFGQNPPAADGGAAGPWITALALAPDGSGRLAGGAGDGTLRLWCLPGGRLLSDPVAAHRRPVTALSFVTADGPDLWLASAGDDHRLAVHEPDGRGVLHPVWERRTDRRIRSLYSEDRGLACGDEGGGMFLLVREPGGGWTLTDGREPVPSGLAVATTSLGGRPVCVSPDARDGLLVHDLADGATVRRLASACGSGYRAVAAARRHPAGALVVARNHHGLLERWDFTDSAALAPAGTPLRLSAPHEKGPGGKRLTALPDPAGETEDLFSLSAGRGFLAVEDLESGPLLHQMLWAGRHRGLHALRPEPVPVHPHRLGYDAFRLRFSVLRDAWVVRCGGHTFGFAETAQGVWLADPYTGRWARARLDGAGMRAAFTAAHDGAPGVLLVHGDRARFYALTDLLAALARPEPPLEGLRFLGRERLLRRGGGPVLRATAEHATPHAVRHAAPLPGGHAYVAAGTRELHVRPVDGGPPRHRVELPSPCTGLAVSPAGEIAVATRNGLLLFDPPGSPDRR; this is encoded by the coding sequence CCCGCCGGTTCCGCACCCCGGTCGGCCCGGCCGGCCCGGCCGCCCGGGCCGGAGCGGACGGCGGACCCGGCGAACCGCACACCACCGGCCTCGCCCTGATCGCCGCCTCCCGCCGCAAGGACGTCACCCGCCCGGGCGCCCTGCCCGCCGCCTTCGAACGCGCCGTCCGCAGCGGCGCCACCGCAGGCCGCGCACCCGCCGCCATCAGCCTCGAACACGTCATGGCCGCCGTCAGCACCGACCCGCAGGTCCCCGAATGGCAGCGGCCCGTCTGGTCCCTCGGCCAGGCATCCGCCGCCATCCCCGACTTCCTGCCCAACCCCTGGTACGTCCCGGGCGCCGCCGACCTCAAGGTCGACGAGATCGACCGGCTCGTCGCACTCCGCTCCCGCGAGCGCACCGCCCGCGGCGAGGAACTCCTCAGCCACTTCCTGCCCCGGGCGCGCGGCACCGACGTCCCCACCGAGGAGGTCTGGGACTTCACCGGCCGCCACCAGGCCCTGCACGCCACCGCCCGCTGGCTGGACGCCCGCCCCCACCACCGGCTCTGCGTGGTCACCGGAGACCCCGGCTCCGGCAAGTCCTCCCTGCTCGGCATGGTCACCCTGCTCACCGACCCGGTCCGGGCCGCCGCCGTGCCCCGGGACCGGCTGCCCGACGGCGACCTGCCCGCACCCGGAGCGGTCCACGCCGCCGTGCACGCCGGCCACAAGTCCACCCGGCAGCTGCTCGACGCGATCGCCGCCGCCGCGGACTGCGCCGCCGACACCCTCGGCACCCTCACCGCCGCCCTGCAACGCCGTGCCGAGCCCCTGATCATCCTCGTCGACTCGGTGGACGAGGCCCTCGATCCGCGCGGCGCCACCGACGAGCTGCTCCTCCCGCTCGCCGACCCCGAACTCGGCCTCCCGCTGCGGCTGCTGCTCGGCGCCCGCCGGCACGTCGCCCGGCGGCTGCCCTCCTCGGCCCTGTGTATCGACCTCGACGAGGAGGAGTACGCCGACCCGCTCGCGGTCCGCGCGTACGCGCGCACCCTGCTCACCGGGCCCGGTTCCGTGCTGGCCGCCGCCGACCCGCAGCGCGTGGACGCGGTCGCCGAGGCCATCGCCGAAGCCGCCGGCCGGTCCTTCCTCGTCGCCCGGATCACCGCCCGTACCGTCGCCCGAGAGATCCGCGTCCCCGACCCGGCGGACCAGGCCTGGCGGGACGCCCTGCCCCGGCTGCCCGGCGAGGCCATGGAACGCGACCTCCGCCAGCGGCTCGGCGACCGCGCCGGCACCGCCCGCGACCTGCTGGTGCCGCTCGCCTTCGCGCAGGGTGTCGGCCTGCCCTGGGCGGGGATCTGGCCCCAGCTGGCCACCGCCCTGGCCGGCCGCCCGTACGGGGACGCCGACCTGTTCCGGCTCCGGGACGAAGCCGGTTCCTACATGGTCGAGAGCGTCGAGGACGGCGGCTCCGTCTACCGCGTCTACCACCGCGCCCTGATCGAGTACCTGCGGGAGGGCCGGGACGAACGCGCCGTCGAGGCGACCGTCACCGCCGTCCTGCGGGCCGCCGTCGACCGCCACCGGGGTGGCTGGCGCTCCGCCCACCCGTACGTACGCCGCTATCTGGCCCTGCACGCGGGCGCGGCCGGGGTCCTCGACGAGCTCGTCCAGGACGCCGAGTTCGTACTGGCCTGCGCCCCCGGCCAGCTGATGGCCGCACTGCCCGGGCTGCACACCCCGGCCGGCCGCCGGGCGGGCGCAGCCGTACGGGAACGCGAGGCCGAACTCCGCGGCCTGGAGGGCCGCCCCGGCACCCCGGAGGCCCGCGCCCGGCTCCGGCTGGCCGCCGTCTGCCGGGGCGCCGCGGCCCTCGCCGACTCCTGCGACCCGGCACCGGGGGAGGAGCGGCCGGAGTGGCGGGCCCGCTGGGCGGTGTGGAACCCGCACGGCGGCAAACGGGACTACGCAGGGGTGTCGGACTGGAACGGGCTGGTGGTGCCGCGGGCCGGCGGCGGCGCGGACTTCTGCGGCCTGCGGGACGCGCGGACCCTCTTCCGGTGCGACCTGGATTCGGGGGAACAGCCCGCCGATGCCCAACTGTGGGGGCCGCAATGGCTGCGGAGGGGGCCGTGGGCGGTGCTGCCCGGGCAGCGGGGCCGGGCAGCCGTAGTGCTCGACGACTTCATTCCGAAGCCACCGGAGGACAGCTCACCGCCCTATGGCCGGCGGACCCCGCGCGTCGAATCCGCCTGGGAGCTTCGGGTGTTGGACGTCCGGAGCGGTGACATGACGTCCTGGCGGCTGCCGCTGCCGCCCGGCGAGCCCGCCTCCGTGCAGCGCACTCCCCTGGACGTGGCGGTCGTCCCCGGCCGAGGTGACACCGGCCTCGCGATCCTGCGGGTCTCACCCACCCAGCTGTTCGCCTACCGCCTCGGCAGCCGTCCCGGGCGGCCGGGGCTCACCCGTGCGATGGACCGAGTCGGGGACGACTACGAACGGCAGCAGGCCCAGGAACGGTCCTACCAGCGTGCCGCCGTGCTGCTCCATTCTCTGGGCAACGCCACCGGCCCGGTCTCGGTGTGTGCCGTGCCGGACGGTCTGCCGGAGGGCACCTTCCTGCTGGGCCTGACCGACGGCGATGTGGTGAAGGTCAACGCGTTCCTCGAGCACGGTATGACGACCACGCCCATCCCCAGTTCCCACCGGTCCGAGGTGCTCGCCATGGCGGTGATCCACCCGCATCCGCTGGGGCGGCTGCTGGTGTCGGGCGGGCGCGACGGGCGGGTGCAGATCACCCCGATGAGTTCCTCCTCGGAGGAGCCCGCACGGACCGTGCTGAAGTGGCCCTACGTCGTCACCTCGGTGGCCGTCCTGCGGTCGGACCGGCAGTGGCTGATCGCCGCCGCCACCGCCGACGGCCTTGTCCACCGCATCGATGTCGAAAGCGGCCGTCCCATTGGACGTCCGCTGCACGTCGGCCGGTGGGGCGGACGGCTGTCGGCCTTCCGGATCGGTGTGACGGACTGCGTGGCCGTCTGGGACGGCGGTCGCGGCCTCCAGCTCTACGACCTGGTCTCCGGAGAGCGCATCGGCGGCCAGGAGGACGCGCACGAGGTGTGGGCCCTGGCCCGGGTGGACGGCATCCGGAGCCTCGGCGGATCGGACGGCATCGTCCGGCTGCTGCCCACCCCGCACGCCGTCGACGCACAGCAATTCGTCGCGCACGACCGGCCCGTGCTCGCCCTCGGCGAGATCCGTGGGCCCGCCGGTGTCCCCTGTCTGATCAGCGTGGGAGCCGACCTCGGGATCCGCTGCTGGGATCCCGGCCGGCGGGCCGAACTTTGGACCCGCCCGGCCGAGCCGCTGCCCCCGGGCATCACGGAACGGACGGACTCCCTCGCCCACGCCGTGTGCGGCCGGACCGCGGACGGCCTCGACTACGTGGCGACCACCCGGTACGTGGGCCTCGGCCGGGTCCGGATCCTGCTGCTGGACGCCGGAGTGCCGGTGCGCGAGCAGGAGTTCACCGCGCCCGGCCCGGTCACGGCGCTGTGCGCCGGCCGGGTCCGCGGCCGGGACGTGGTGGTGGCGGGCACCGACGACGGGCGGATCCTGTGCTGGGACCTGGCGGACGGCGGACGCCCGTTCGGGCAGAACCCGCCGGCCGCCGACGGCGGGGCGGCCGGCCCGTGGATCACCGCGCTCGCCCTCGCCCCGGACGGCTCGGGCCGGCTCGCGGGCGGCGCCGGCGACGGCACCCTGCGCCTGTGGTGCCTGCCCGGCGGGCGGCTGCTGTCCGACCCGGTGGCCGCCCACCGGCGCCCGGTCACGGCCCTGTCCTTCGTCACGGCCGACGGCCCGGATCTGTGGCTGGCGAGTGCGGGGGACGACCACCGGCTGGCCGTCCACGAGCCGGACGGACGCGGGGTGCTGCATCCGGTGTGGGAGCGCCGGACCGACCGCCGCATCCGCTCCCTGTATTCCGAGGACCGCGGACTCGCCTGCGGCGACGAAGGGGGCGGCATGTTCCTGCTCGTCCGGGAGCCGGGCGGCGGCTGGACCCTGACGGACGGCCGGGAACCGGTCCCCTCCGGACTCGCCGTCGCCACCACCTCCCTCGGCGGCCGGCCGGTCTGTGTCTCCCCGGACGCCCGGGACGGGCTGCTGGTGCACGACCTGGCCGACGGTGCGACCGTACGGCGTCTGGCCTCCGCCTGCGGCAGCGGCTATCGCGCGGTGGCCGCGGCCCGTAGGCACCCGGCCGGCGCACTCGTCGTCGCCCGGAACCACCACGGGCTGCTGGAACGCTGGGACTTCACCGATTCGGCGGCGCTCGCCCCGGCCGGAACTCCGCTGCGGCTCTCGGCCCCGCACGAGAAGGGACCGGGCGGCAAGCGACTGACCGCACTGCCGGACCCGGCGGGGGAGACGGAGGACCTGTTCTCCCTCTCGGCCGGCCGCGGCTTCCTTGCCGTCGAGGACCTGGAGAGCGGCCCGCTGTTGCATCAGATGCTGTGGGCCGGCAGACACCGTGGGCTGCACGCCCTGCGCCCGGAACCCGTACCGGTACACCCGCACCGGTTGGGTTACGACGCGTTCCGGCTCCGGTTCTCCGTGCTGCGCGATGCCTGGGTCGTACGCTGCGGCGGCCACACCTTCGGGTTCGCGGAGACGGCCCAGGGGGTATGGCTCGCCGACCCGTACACCGGCCGGTGGGCCCGCGCGCGGCTCGACGGGGCCGGGATGCGGGCGGCGTTCACCGCCGCCCACGACGGTGCTCCGGGGGTGCTCCTGGTCCACGGCGACCGGGCCCGGTTCTATGCGCTGACGGACCTGCTCGCCGCCCTGGCCCGGCCCGAACCGCCGCTGGAGGGCCTCCGGTTCCTCGGCCGGGAGCGGCTGCTGCGGCGCGGCGGCGGGCCCGTGCTCCGCGCGACCGCGGAGCATGCCACCCCGCATGCGGTCCGGCACGCCGCCCCGCTCCCCGGCGGGCACGCGTACGTCGCGGCCGGGACCCGCGAGCTGCACGTCCGCCCGGTGGACGGCGGGCCGCCCCGCCACAGGGTCGAACTCCCCTCCCCCTGTACCGGCCTCGCCGTCTCCCCGGCCGGCGAGATCGCCGTCGCCACCCGCAACGGGTTGCTGCTCTTCGACCCGCCGGGGAGCCCCGATCGCCGCTAG
- a CDS encoding type II toxin-antitoxin system VapB family antitoxin → MAKVNISLDAELVVEVMVLAGVGSPQDAVEAVVRDYIARSHRTEARVELKDHQRHRPDLRNRDVQEG, encoded by the coding sequence ATGGCCAAGGTCAACATCAGCCTGGATGCCGAGCTGGTCGTGGAGGTGATGGTGCTCGCCGGAGTCGGGTCACCGCAGGACGCCGTCGAGGCCGTCGTGCGCGACTACATTGCGCGGAGCCACCGGACCGAGGCCCGCGTCGAACTCAAGGACCACCAGCGCCACCGGCCCGACCTCCGCAACCGGGACGTCCAGGAGGGCTGA
- a CDS encoding ABC transporter substrate-binding protein gives MLKAAGALAAGAGLAGLTACSGSGADGATGSAGDPSSGRISVWSWQGPAAELKALVPEFNQKFPDIQVTVEDIGNPAIWDKITTAMAAGGQGLADVLHIGVDYLPGYVEKFPGALADLGPLGATAHRDAFAQGLWQTVCPDGKRVNALPWEANSAGFFYRADLFEQAGVDAAGLQTWDETIEAGKQLKARTGAHLLGIDKPASQPDSANFFQLLLQLQGTSYFDQDGAITLDTPEAVKAMTLIKTMNDAGLVNDLAGGWNAQMSSLKKGTAAVHPSPTWFGGVVEEQVPDEAGKWKVRLPPAVRRGGPTAATVNSTHLAVAGSSKHQAAAWTFIEFVLTRPASQVKIYRGKGIAPALMKAYEDSVFHEPSAFFSGQKKGEVFLEALKAPSPPFYYTADYARALKLVTDAQSKVLLKGADPAKVLADAADQLAGQTGRKVRR, from the coding sequence GTGCTGAAAGCGGCCGGTGCACTGGCCGCCGGGGCCGGCCTGGCCGGGCTCACCGCCTGCTCCGGCAGCGGTGCCGACGGTGCCACGGGCAGCGCGGGCGACCCCTCGAGCGGTCGTATCTCGGTCTGGTCCTGGCAGGGCCCGGCCGCCGAACTGAAGGCCCTGGTGCCGGAGTTCAACCAGAAGTTCCCGGACATCCAGGTCACGGTCGAGGACATCGGAAACCCCGCCATCTGGGACAAGATCACCACCGCGATGGCCGCCGGCGGCCAGGGTCTCGCCGACGTCCTGCACATCGGCGTCGACTACCTCCCCGGCTACGTCGAGAAGTTCCCCGGCGCCCTCGCCGACCTCGGCCCGCTCGGCGCGACCGCCCACCGGGACGCCTTCGCCCAGGGCCTGTGGCAGACCGTCTGCCCCGACGGCAAGCGGGTCAACGCCCTTCCCTGGGAAGCGAACTCGGCCGGCTTCTTCTACCGGGCGGACCTCTTCGAGCAGGCCGGCGTCGACGCCGCCGGACTCCAGACCTGGGACGAGACCATCGAGGCCGGCAAGCAGCTCAAGGCCAGGACCGGCGCCCACCTGCTCGGCATCGACAAGCCCGCCTCCCAGCCCGACTCAGCCAACTTCTTCCAGCTGCTGCTCCAGCTCCAGGGCACCTCCTATTTCGACCAGGACGGGGCGATCACCCTCGACACCCCCGAGGCCGTGAAGGCCATGACCCTCATCAAGACCATGAACGACGCAGGGCTGGTCAACGATCTCGCCGGCGGCTGGAACGCCCAGATGAGCTCCCTCAAGAAGGGCACCGCTGCCGTCCACCCCTCGCCCACCTGGTTCGGCGGCGTCGTCGAGGAGCAGGTCCCGGACGAGGCCGGCAAGTGGAAGGTGCGGCTGCCCCCGGCCGTGCGGCGGGGCGGCCCCACCGCGGCCACCGTGAACTCCACCCACCTCGCCGTCGCGGGCAGCAGCAAGCACCAGGCCGCCGCCTGGACCTTCATCGAGTTCGTGCTGACCCGCCCGGCCTCCCAGGTCAAGATCTACCGCGGCAAGGGCATCGCCCCGGCCCTGATGAAGGCCTACGAGGACAGCGTGTTCCACGAGCCCTCGGCCTTCTTCAGCGGCCAGAAGAAGGGCGAGGTCTTCCTGGAGGCCCTCAAGGCCCCCTCACCGCCCTTCTACTACACCGCCGACTACGCCCGGGCGCTCAAACTCGTCACCGACGCCCAGTCCAAGGTCCTGCTCAAGGGCGCCGACCCGGCGAAGGTCCTGGCCGACGCGGCCGACCAGCTCGCCGGGCAGACGGGACGCAAGGTCCGGCGATGA
- a CDS encoding carbohydrate ABC transporter permease, whose amino-acid sequence MTTAAPARTRAAAVPAPGAAARRPRSRRRLAPYLFVLPALLLFAAFKLYPIGSSFVLSLHRTVGGKETFAGADNYNRLIHDPLFWTALKNTAVVLVVQVPLMLALATGLAVALNSRLLHGRSIFRLGFFLPMVTGLVAYGIAFSVLLNKDYGLVNWLLGLAGLDAVPWLTDPLWARISLGLALTWHYTGYNAVILLARLQTVPAELYDAAAVDGAGAWQTFRHVTLPGLRPALLLTTVLSTIGTLQLFDEPFVLTGGGPDNATLTIGVYLYQNAFKYFDFGYASAIAYALAVLIGILGLIQFRILGEKT is encoded by the coding sequence ATGACCACCGCCGCCCCCGCCCGTACGCGGGCCGCCGCCGTTCCCGCTCCGGGGGCGGCGGCCCGCCGCCCCCGGAGCCGCCGCCGGCTCGCCCCGTACCTCTTCGTGCTGCCCGCCCTGCTGCTCTTCGCCGCCTTCAAGCTGTACCCGATCGGCTCGTCCTTCGTCCTCAGCCTGCACCGGACCGTCGGCGGGAAGGAGACCTTCGCCGGCGCGGACAACTACAACCGGCTGATCCACGACCCGCTGTTCTGGACCGCCCTGAAGAACACCGCCGTGGTGCTCGTCGTCCAGGTCCCGCTGATGCTGGCGCTGGCCACCGGCCTCGCGGTCGCCCTCAACTCCCGCCTGCTCCACGGCCGGAGCATCTTCCGCCTCGGCTTCTTCCTGCCCATGGTCACCGGGCTGGTCGCCTACGGCATCGCCTTCTCCGTCCTCCTCAACAAGGACTACGGCCTGGTCAACTGGCTGCTCGGACTGGCCGGCCTGGACGCCGTGCCCTGGCTGACCGACCCGCTGTGGGCGCGGATCTCCCTCGGCCTCGCGCTCACCTGGCACTACACCGGCTACAACGCGGTGATCCTGCTGGCCCGCCTGCAGACCGTGCCCGCCGAGCTGTACGACGCCGCCGCCGTGGACGGGGCGGGCGCCTGGCAGACCTTCCGCCATGTCACCCTGCCCGGCCTCCGGCCCGCCCTGCTGCTCACCACGGTCCTGTCCACCATCGGGACCCTCCAACTCTTCGACGAGCCGTTCGTCCTCACCGGCGGCGGCCCGGACAACGCCACCCTCACCATCGGCGTGTACCTGTACCAGAACGCCTTCAAATACTTCGACTTCGGCTACGCGTCCGCCATCGCCTACGCCCTCGCCGTCCTGATCGGAATCCTCGGACTGATCCAGTTCCGGATCCTGGGGGAGAAGACATGA
- a CDS encoding carbohydrate ABC transporter permease, which produces MTTTPARRARGILLTAGLAIVLAAVGVPFYWLVVAATHSSQDIFSSPPPLLPGGNLPENLATLQETADFGRVLLNSLLIAAVYTVCAGAVCTLAGYGFATYRFRGRSGLFGLIMLGLVIPVQVTLVPLFRMMSDLHWLDTYQAVIAPNLALPFGIFLMRQSMSALPAELLDSGRIDGCGELKLFWKVALPPMKPALAALAIFLFLYQWNDFIWPLIVLRDSSSFTVPVALASLQGLDNTDYGAILAGTAIAAVPMALVFLALQRHFVSGLLAGAVKE; this is translated from the coding sequence ATGACCACCACCCCTGCCCGCCGCGCCCGCGGCATCCTGCTCACCGCGGGCCTGGCGATCGTGCTCGCCGCCGTCGGCGTGCCCTTCTACTGGCTGGTGGTCGCCGCCACGCACAGCTCCCAGGACATCTTCTCCAGCCCGCCGCCCCTGCTCCCCGGCGGCAACCTGCCCGAGAACCTGGCCACCCTGCAGGAGACCGCCGATTTCGGCCGGGTCCTCCTCAACTCCCTGCTGATCGCCGCCGTCTACACGGTGTGCGCGGGCGCCGTCTGCACCCTGGCCGGATACGGCTTCGCCACCTACCGGTTCCGGGGCCGCTCCGGCCTGTTCGGGCTGATCATGCTGGGCCTGGTGATCCCCGTCCAGGTCACCCTCGTACCGCTGTTCCGGATGATGTCGGACCTGCACTGGCTCGACACCTACCAGGCGGTCATCGCCCCCAACCTCGCCCTGCCCTTCGGGATCTTCCTGATGCGCCAGTCGATGTCCGCCCTGCCCGCCGAACTCCTCGACTCCGGACGGATCGACGGCTGCGGCGAACTGAAGCTGTTCTGGAAGGTCGCCCTGCCCCCGATGAAACCCGCGCTCGCCGCCCTGGCGATCTTCCTCTTCCTCTACCAGTGGAACGACTTCATCTGGCCGCTGATCGTCCTGCGCGACAGCTCCTCGTTCACCGTCCCGGTCGCCCTCGCCTCGCTCCAGGGCCTGGACAACACCGACTACGGGGCGATCCTCGCCGGCACCGCGATCGCCGCGGTCCCGATGGCCCTCGTGTTCCTGGCGCTGCAGCGCCACTTCGTCTCCGGCCTGCTCGCCGGCGCCGTGAAGGAGTGA
- a CDS encoding glycoside hydrolase family 36 protein, with amino-acid sequence MQTPYIPPTLPTPPTPPGLAAEEPVTTAGLPPVPYEPLLDRVELAVLARTPGSTPAWTLTELPDGLRMLEVRADGAAVEIRLSVPLGDAAGYWHPQGGWRRTLLADWEGRARVSLVDGHAAGCLYDHSGATLLTFAAADPVPEATLRFGVSEEEDTHVVHLRLPASDAPHRLLLVPRTPSVATALRALRSWFAREIAPAPVPEAARAPVYSTWYAFNQDVSAAEVETQAALAAGLGCRALILDDGWQRGGHGRGYAGCGDWTPDPAKFADFTAHVARVRAQGLHYLAWVAPLLIGPAAEAYPRWAAYAPAAATVPGAYVLDPRRPEVRRHVVELCTGLVREHGLDGLKLDFLDHAMVYASQADGSNGGEGGDGGDGAGGDIGRAMVGLLTELRAALEAVRPGVLLELRQPYTGPGMAPFGNMLRSFDCPADAAANRVRTLDTALLAVGGAVHSDMLLWAPDAPVETVARQLIGALHAVPQISVRLDRIPEAHRATVAFWLRQWQLHHELLLDGEVEPGRPDALYPLVRVTAGERCLLSVHGDQVVPVEPARHRSIVLVNGSDRDRLILEVRGGGVRAEGVIHGPDGRIIEVTPLFLPEGPRSLTVPRGGLASLTITEGPR; translated from the coding sequence GTGCAGACCCCGTACATCCCGCCGACCCTTCCGACCCCTCCGACCCCGCCGGGCCTCGCCGCCGAGGAGCCGGTGACCACGGCCGGGCTGCCCCCCGTCCCGTACGAGCCGCTGCTCGACCGGGTGGAACTGGCCGTCCTGGCCCGCACCCCGGGCAGCACCCCGGCATGGACCCTCACCGAACTCCCCGACGGCCTGCGGATGCTGGAGGTCCGGGCGGACGGCGCCGCCGTGGAGATCAGGCTGTCCGTCCCGCTCGGCGACGCCGCCGGCTACTGGCACCCCCAGGGCGGCTGGCGGCGCACCCTGCTCGCCGACTGGGAGGGCAGGGCCCGGGTCTCGCTGGTCGACGGGCACGCCGCCGGCTGCCTGTACGACCACTCCGGCGCCACCCTGCTGACCTTCGCGGCGGCCGACCCGGTCCCGGAGGCCACCCTCCGTTTCGGTGTCTCCGAGGAGGAGGACACCCATGTCGTCCACCTCCGGCTGCCCGCCTCCGACGCCCCCCACCGACTGCTGCTGGTGCCCCGGACCCCCTCGGTGGCCACCGCGCTCCGGGCGCTGCGCAGCTGGTTCGCCCGTGAGATCGCCCCCGCGCCGGTGCCGGAGGCGGCCCGGGCCCCCGTCTACTCCACCTGGTACGCCTTCAACCAGGACGTCAGCGCCGCGGAGGTGGAGACCCAGGCGGCCCTGGCCGCCGGACTCGGCTGCCGGGCGCTGATCCTCGACGACGGCTGGCAGCGGGGCGGCCACGGCCGCGGCTACGCGGGCTGCGGCGACTGGACCCCCGACCCGGCCAAGTTCGCCGACTTCACCGCCCATGTGGCCCGGGTCCGCGCCCAGGGCCTGCACTACCTGGCCTGGGTCGCCCCGCTGCTGATCGGCCCGGCGGCCGAGGCGTACCCGCGCTGGGCGGCGTACGCACCGGCTGCCGCCACCGTGCCCGGAGCGTACGTCCTCGACCCGCGCCGGCCCGAGGTCCGCCGGCATGTGGTGGAGCTGTGCACCGGCCTGGTCCGCGAGCACGGACTCGACGGGCTCAAGCTCGACTTCCTCGATCACGCCATGGTGTACGCGTCCCAAGCCGACGGCAGCAACGGCGGCGAGGGCGGAGACGGCGGCGACGGGGCGGGCGGCGACATCGGCCGGGCCATGGTCGGGCTGCTGACCGAACTCCGGGCCGCGTTGGAAGCCGTACGCCCCGGCGTGCTGCTGGAGCTGCGCCAGCCCTACACCGGCCCGGGCATGGCCCCCTTCGGCAATATGCTGCGCTCCTTCGACTGCCCGGCCGACGCCGCCGCCAACCGGGTCCGCACCCTGGACACCGCCCTGCTCGCAGTCGGCGGAGCCGTCCACTCCGACATGCTGCTGTGGGCCCCGGACGCGCCCGTGGAAACGGTCGCCCGGCAGCTGATCGGCGCCCTGCACGCGGTTCCGCAGATCTCCGTACGGCTGGACCGGATCCCCGAGGCACACCGTGCCACCGTCGCGTTCTGGCTCCGGCAGTGGCAGCTCCACCACGAGCTGCTGCTCGACGGCGAGGTCGAGCCCGGCCGGCCCGACGCCCTGTACCCGCTGGTGCGGGTCACAGCCGGGGAGCGCTGCCTGCTGAGCGTCCACGGCGACCAGGTGGTCCCGGTGGAACCGGCCCGCCACCGGTCGATCGTCCTGGTCAACGGCTCCGACCGGGACCGGCTGATCCTGGAGGTCCGCGGCGGCGGGGTCCGGGCCGAAGGAGTGATCCACGGACCGGACGGCCGTATCATCGAGGTCACGCCGCTGTTCCTGCCCGAGGGGCCACGCTCCCTGACCGTGCCACGCGGCGGTCTGGCTTCGCTCACGATCACGGAAGGACCGCGATGA